In one window of Bombus fervidus isolate BK054 chromosome 4, iyBomFerv1, whole genome shotgun sequence DNA:
- the L(2)k10201 gene encoding zinc finger protein 511 lethal (2) k10201, with translation MEKFLQNVGVGLRSIDDPFFEDSYRMCKIFQRKGVTVEDDEELCHDVIKEFSCYITGCKATFNKLIDFEMHYNSNHRYVCAECNKCLPNPRFLDIHIQETHDSFFQVLSMKQPMYQCYVSECDLKFNTSIERRDHCVSVHKYPKNFRFDNTPHCVRDKSEDKMDIDESEPKRTESKSRKIQLNKNQKTKMFIASAKAATSTNIIIRESQLSPSNNSAGATSLLFIPRQVYKSYTKVLTKNQSGEKDVLERGCMMDLANTLPNM, from the exons ATGgagaaatttttacaaaatgtagGTGTAGGGTTAAGATCTATTGATGATCCATTTTTCGAAGATTCATACAGAATGTgcaaaatttttcaacgaaaagGTGTTACTGTTGAAGATGATGAAGAACTATGTCATGATGT taTAAAAGAATTCTCTTGTTACATTACTGGTTGTAAGGCAacattcaataaattaattgattttGAGATGCACTACAATAGCAATCATCGATATGTTTGTGCAGAATGTAATAAATGTCTACCAAATCCTAGATTCTTAGATATTCATATTCAAGAAACCCATGATAGCTTTTTCCAAGTTTTATCAATGAAACAGCCAATG TATCAATGTTACGTTTCTGAGtgtgatttaaaatttaatacttcAATTGAAAGAAGAGATCATTGTGTTAGCGTACACAAATATCCAAAGAATTTTAGATTTGATAATACTCCACATTGCGTAAGAGATAAATCAGAAGATAAAATGGATATTGATGAATCCGAGCCAAAGCGGACAGAATCCAAGTCAAGAAAAAtacagttaaataaaaatcaaaaaactAAAATGTTTATAGCCTCAGCAAAAGCTGCAACTTCGACAAATATCATTATCCGTGAAAGCCAATTAAGCCCTTCAAATAATAGTGCAGGAGCTACTTCGTTACTTTTTATCCCTAGGCAAGTATATAAATCATATACAAAAGTACTTACTAAAAATCAATCAGGTGAAAAAGATGTGCTTGAAAGAGGATGTATGATGGACTTGGCTAATACACTACCAAAtatgtaa
- the Gt gene encoding transcription factor giant, whose product MMINCRMNSFFQAMVDNIQAKECASNKDTSMQFSDSILDLSFKKATISKESANSSLHSNSLVTNTTKQDQIKRFSETGNPLEVQKFMITPSSECDSLKNIKYEPVHNTTDAPLQNGGFSTSPMDISIPFIPTVLSTLLNTNSETINSTQFFSPSTTLITDSNKTALYNLPIDITKNTRPFKAYPKDPLSLTIGGTELVYDLESSEAYSEFRKRMLETMKQSNEGMITKMRKVTKSPVPTSTADEKDAAYRERRRKNNEAAKRSRDARRAKEDEIAIRAAFLEHENKRLKYELSVLKNETAKIMAYLT is encoded by the coding sequence ATGATGATAAACTGCAGAATGAATTCTTTTTTCCAAGCGATGGTGGATAATATACAAGCAAAAGAATGTGCTTCTAACAAAGATACTAGCATGCAATTTTCTGACTCGATACTAGACTTGTCCTTTAAGAAAGCAACAATCTCGAAGGAGTCAGCAAATTCCAGTTTACATTCAAACTCACTCGTAACAAACACAACGAAACAAGATCAAATTAAGCGTTTTTCAGAAACTGGGAATCCTTTGGAGGttcaaaaatttatgataacGCCATCTTCCGAATGTGACTcactgaaaaatattaaatacgagCCAGTTCACAATACCACGGACGCACCATTGCAAAACGGTGGTTTTTCCACTTCGCCAATGGACATTTCAATTCCATTCATTCCTACTGTATTATCAACATTATTGAATACAAATAGTGAAACTATTAATTCAACACAATTTTTCAGCCCCTCCACCACGTTGATTACAGATTCTAACAAAACTGCGTTATACAATTTGCCTAtagatattacaaaaaatacaaGACCCTTTAAGGCTTATCCCAAAGATCCATTATCACTCACTATAGGGGGAACCGAATTGGTGTACGATTTAGAATCGAGCGAAGCTTATTCGGAGTTTCGAAAGCGAATGCTGGAAACGATGAAACAATCGAACGAAGGCATGATTACAAAGATGCGAAAAGTTACGAAAAGTCCTGTGCCAACGAGCACTGCTGATGAGAAAGATGCAGCTTatcgagaaagaagaagaaagaataacGAAGCCGCAAAGCGTTCTAGAGACGCACGAAGAGCTAAGGAAGATGAGATTGCTATCAGGGCAGCTTTCTTGGAACACGAAAATAAGAGACTTAAATATGAACTTTCAGTACTTAAAAACGAAACAGCCAAGATAATGGCTTATTTGACTTAg
- the Tko gene encoding 30S ribosomal protein S12 technical knockout, with protein MNFLARSMVSGAKSCLTSSIAASKLQLTRLCANPGIQGNVLTTNNSYIGSLIQGLQIRFGSSLRRLHLFGPYKKYKKKKNPLEGKPYAKGVVIQTIIRKPKKPNSANRKCVIVRLSTGKEMVAFVPGEGHNLQEHNIVLCQPGKLKDTPGVKIRCVRGKYDLPHVIKKTTT; from the exons ATGAATTTCTTAGCAAGAAGTATGGTGAGCGGAGCTAAATCTTGTCTTACAAGTTCCATCGCAG CTAGCAAACTACAGTTAACTAGATTATGTGCAAACCCAGGAATTCAAG GAAATGTGCTGACTACTAATAACTCATATATTGGAAGCTTGATACAAG gcTTACAGATAAGATTCGGATCATCATTAAGAAGGTTGCATCTATTTGGaccgtataaaaaatataagaagaagaaaaatcctTTAGAAGGGAAACCATATGCAAAAGGCGTAGTCATACAAACTATAATCCGAAAGCCAAAAAAACCTAATTCTGCGAATCGAAAATGCGTCATCGTCCGCTTATCAACTGGCAAGGAAATGGTCGCTTTTGTACCGG GCGAGGGCCACAATCTTCAAGAGCATAACATCGTTCTGTGTCAGCCAGGAAAACTAAAGGATACTCCAGGTGTTAAAATCAGATGCGTTCGCGGCAAGTATGATCTACCTCACGTAATAAAGAAAACTACTACTTAG
- the LOC139986668 gene encoding uncharacterized protein, producing the protein MKFLIVLAIFALASPLYAQSEEKVIEKRGISYGLGGGLGHGGGLGHGGGISSVSYSVPVVTKSIRISSGGLGGYGLGGHGLGGHGLGGLSGGHGGGW; encoded by the exons ATGAAATTTCTC ATTGTTCTTGCTATCTTCGCTTTGGCATCTCCCTTGTATGCCCAATCTGAGGAAAAGGTAATCGAGAAGAGAGGCATCAGCTATGGTTTGGGAGGTGGCTTAGGTCATGGAGGTGGCTTAGGCCATGGAGGAG GAATTAGTAGTGTATCATACAGCGTTCCAGTAGTCACCAAGAGCATCCGTATCTCTAGCGGTGGATTGGGAGGATATGGTCTTGGAGGACATGGTCTTGGAGGACATGGTCTTGGAGGACTCTCCGGTGGACACGGTGGTGGATGGTGA
- the LOC139986318 gene encoding LOW QUALITY PROTEIN: mitochondrial genome maintenance exonuclease 1 (The sequence of the model RefSeq protein was modified relative to this genomic sequence to represent the inferred CDS: substituted 2 bases at 2 genomic stop codons), with protein sequence MLRLSIPQRVNGAVFKLNINENRFLTKCMNDLNTSNGTVETEDTAKLQDTTDSDIDGDVYKQIKNKKAVLQEQQRDSKLSETNELESVNKFQVMVNAKSVSIFGSETVENCGILCIKDNEDLKIPTVTYILSETMSPKVKAALERWKKNIIDICGEEYFKTYCKDINDCYIFXVYFRSIRSNSDKLFHSYIEIMFLSKATDIPPSIKPIYSNIKPILNNMQFFPGIETNVIHLTLRCKSIVNCIASHRGNIYLIDXKKSREWKTSFAVRYDAPIQVAAYIGAINAFNKYSFKIDKGLVIVAYTNGEPASIHELKGDALQIAWREWLNRLEQFHANYKKDNLNT encoded by the exons atgttaCGATTAAGTATTCCACAAAGAGTAAATGGAgcagtttttaaattaaatatcaacgaaaatagatttttaactAAATGTATGAATGATTTAAATACAAGCAATGGAACGGTAGAAACAGAAGACACAGCTAAACTGCAGGATACTACAGATTCTGATATTGATGGTGATGTGTATAAACAAATCAAAAATAAGAAAGCTGTGTTACAAGAGCAACAAAGAGATTCTAAGTTATCAGAAACAAACGAATTAGAatctgtaaataaatttcaagtaaTGGTAAACGCAAAATCAGTATCTATTTTTGGTTCTGAGAcagttgagaattgtggaatACTGTGCATTAAAGATaatgaagatttaaaaattccaactgTAACATACATTCTTAGCGAAACCATGTCTCCCAAAGTAAAAGCTGCTTTAGAGaggtggaagaaaaatataattgatatatGTGGAGAAGAGTATTTTAAGACATACTGTAAAG ATATTAATGACTGTTATATATTTTAGGTCTATTTTAGGTCTATTAGGTCTAACagtgataaattatttcattcttataTAGAAATCATGTTTTTAAGTAAAGCAACTGATATTCCACCTTCTATCAAACCAATATACTCTAATATAAAACCAATATTAAACAATATGCAATTTTTTCCTGGAATTGAGACAAATGTGATACATCTGACATTGAGATGCAAAAGCATCGTGAACTGTATTGCTTCCCATAG GggtaacatatatttaattgattgAAAAAAGTCAAGGGAATGGAAAACATCGTTTGcagtacgttatgatgcaccTATACAAGTTGCTGCTTATATTGGAGCTATTAATgctttcaataaatattcatttaag ATAGATAAAGGTTTGGTTATCGTTGCTTATACAAATGGTGAACCTGCAAGTATTCATGAATTGAAGGGTGATGCTTTGCAAATAGCATGGAGAGAATGGTTGAATAGGTTGGAACAGTTTCATGCAAATTATAagaaagataatttaaatacttaa